One Thunnus maccoyii chromosome 14, fThuMac1.1, whole genome shotgun sequence genomic window carries:
- the mypn gene encoding myopalladin isoform X2 — translation MWTFRLSKTKDGIFYLDPAQLQLLHNQVLMEQQQETEPVTQTHTQTQSHPPLQIQIQPEVQSSHDGRLWSPRMHSEPHPPHFQPYLNTTTPNSVSPLTTAHPAPSLSSAPALNTTFSPLNTSPAPPSSSPPSFPQLKTSSLVTSPPPVPQLSTAPPFSLAPVTQMNTIHASHLNVSPAAFARTTSTPQFCTPSAPNLSTVSTDSTVALPEIISPAPLLRSTHASLMNLSATSQSFIYARPKEFLSAQTFSPVRSPSPTESPVPLLHELAAELNSSAASSPTLPPFSPTPRILPTRVLKSPTSPPSLVSSPTPGSAQFLNSMFAIRAQSPPQASSPTSSSSTPSPIQNPVAFLSSVLPSLTPSHPTNSMGLPRGAPLGLHKKVPKLRPPSIEDIRESKEILLHDIEKKLRFKEDTPNFAHQQKLSNEGKTASRPLGPNIPATVINYDEEYKVSSFEQRLMSEIEFRLERTPVEESDDEVQHDDVPRGKCIAPIFDKKLKNFRAMEGVPVTFSCKVVGIPLPKVYWFKDGKQILRKNVHYKKIREGDGTCALHIESTTNDDDGNYTIMAANPQGRISCSGHLIVQTGPPRNRLTPIHSQRVRARIQEVESEQTQERFFRPHFLQAPGDMLAHEGKLCRLDCKVSGLPNPELMWLVNGRPIYPDLYHKMLVRENGIHSLVIDPLTQNDAGTYTCIASNKAGQSSFSLELKVVEKEMKHPPQLLEKLQNMGIPEGAPVRLECRVVGMPPPVIFWKKDNDSIPKTKDRISMQQDATGYVCLLIQPTTKDDAGWYTVSAKNEAGIVSCTCRLDIYAQWHQSIPAPMKKAPRTGSRYAALTGQGLDIKSAFPTSETSPILFASSPPEVMLESEEL, via the exons ATGTGGACGTTCAGGCTTTCCAAAACAAAGGATGGCATTTTCTATTT GGACCCAGCTCAGCTCCAGCTTTTGCACAATCAGGTCCTcatggagcagcagcaggagactGAACCTGTGACCCAAACCCACACCCAGACTCAGTCCCACCCGCCATTACAGATCCAGATCCAGCCCGAGGTCCAAAGCTCCCATGATGGTCGGCTTTGGTCACCCAGAATGCACTCTGAACCTCATCCACCACATTTCCAGCCCTACCTTAACACCACAACGCCCAACTCTGTGTCTCCACTGACCACAGCCCACCCTGCTCCCTCATTGAGCTCTGCTCCAGCACTCAATACGACCTTTTCACCCCTCAACAcgtctcctgctcctccttcaAGCTCCCCTCCATCTTTTCCTCAACTGAAGACCTCCTCACTGGtgacctctcctcctcctgtgccaCAGCTCAGCACAGCTCCACCTTTCAGTTTAGCACCTGTAACCCAGATGAACACCATCCATGCCTCCCACCTCAACGTGTCTCCTGCAGCTTTTGCCAGAACCACATCCACACCCCAATTTTGCACCCCCTCCGCGCCTAACCTCAGTACAGTCTCCACAGATTCAACCGTGGCCTTACCAGAGATTATATCTCCCGCTCCTCTGCTGAGAAGCACCCATGCTTCCCTCATGAACCTGTCTGCCACCTCACAAAGCTTCATCTATGCCCGGCCCAAAGAGTTCCTATCCGCCCAGACCTTCTCACCAGTAAGGAGTCCCTCCCCAACAGAATCCCCGGTCCCCCTGCTCCACGAGCTTGCCGCTGAGCTCAACTCCTCTGCAGCCAGCTCCCCAACTCTCCCACCATTCTCCCCAACTCCCAGGATATTACCCACAAGGGTACTCAAGTCTCCCACCAGCCCTCCATCCCTGGTGTCCTCACCCACGCCAGGTTCTGCGCAGTTCTTGAACAGCATGTTCGCCATTCGAGCCCAATCGCCTCCCCAGGCCTCCTCTCCAACCTCCAGCAGCTCCACTCCTAGCCCCATCCAAAACCCTGTGGCTTTCCTCAGCTCTGTCCTGCCATCCCTGACCCCAAGTCATCCCACCAACTCCATGGGCCTGCCCAGGGGAGCTCCATTAGG gCTACACAAGAAGGTACCTAAGTTGCGCCCCCCGTCAATCGAAGACATCCGTGAAAGCAAAGAAATTCTCCTCCATGACATTGAGAAAAAGCTTCGATTTAAAGAGGATACTCCAAATTTTGCACATCAACAG AAGCTGAGTAATGAGGGGAAAACAGCGAGCAGACCCCTTGGACCAAACATTCCTGCTACTGTCATTAACTATGATGAG GAGTACAAAGTGTCCAGTTTTGAGCAGAGACTAATGAGTGAGATTGAGTTCCGTTTGGAGCGAACACCAGTGGAGGAGTCGGATGATGAGGTGCAGCATGATGACGTCCCCAGGGGAAAATGCATTGCACCCATATTTGACAAGAAACTTAAGAACTTCAGAGCCATGGAAGGCGTGCCTGTCACTTTCTCATGTAAAGTAGTTGGAATCCCTCTTCCAAAG GTTTACTGGTTTAAGGATGGCAAACAGATCTTGAGGAAAAATGTCCATTACAAGAAGATAAGAGAGGGGGACGGGACCTGTGCTTTACACATAGAGTCCACGACCAATGATGACGATGGCAACTACACCATCATGGCAGCTAATCCACAG GGACGAATCAGCTGCTCGGGTCATTTGATAGTCCAAACAGGACCTCCCCGAAATCGACTGACACCTATTCACTCTCAGAG GGTGCGAGCCCGCATACAGGAAGTTGAGAGTGAGCAAACGCAGGAGCGCTTTTTTCGGCCTCACTTCCTCCAGGCTCCGGGGGACATGCTAGCTCATGAGGGGAAGCTTTGCAGACTAGACTGTAAG GTGAGTGGACTTCCCAACCCAGAGCTGATGTGGTTGGTCAATGGGAGGCCTATCTATCCAGACCTTTACCATAAGATGCTGGTGCGAGAGAATGGCATCCACTCCCTAGTCATTGACCCTCTGACGCAGAATGATGCTGGCACATACACCTGCATTGCAAGCAACAAAGCAGGGCAGAGCTCCTTCAGTCTAGAGCTTAAAGTTGTGG AAAAAGAGATGAAGCATCCTCCTCAGTTATTGGAGAAGCTGCAGAACATGGGTATTCCTGAGGGAGCCCCTGTCAGGCTGGAGTGCCGGGTGGTGGGTATGCCCCCTCCAGTCATCTTCTGGAAGAAAGACAATGACTCCATTCCTAAAACTAAGGACAGAATCAG caTGCAACAAGATGCCACAGGATATGTGTGTCTCCTTATCCAGCCAACAACAAAAGACGATGCTGGCTGGTACACGGTGTCGGCCAAAAACGAGGCTGGAATTGTATCCTGCACCTGCAGGCTTGACATCTATG CTCAGTGGCACCAGAGCATCCCTGCACCCATGAAGAAGGCCCCACGCACAGGCAGCCGCTACGCAGCTCTGACAGGCCAGGGGCTCGACATCAAGTCTGCTTTCCCCACGTCAGAGACCAGCCCCATCCTGTTCGCCAGCTCCCCTCCGGAGGTCATGCTAGAGAGCGAGGAGCTGTGA
- the atoh7 gene encoding protein atonal homolog 7 — protein sequence MKSRRPSCSDSGSESSEMDSKSPEKYETATRRRMAANARERKRMQGLNTAFDRLRKVVPQWGQDKKLSKYETLQMALSYIMALNRILTDPRRHNAPHRQWLDLQFDCAQPDNYPCLMRYDSPTEQEYIHSSFSYQFDGHQVHA from the coding sequence ATGAAGTCCCGTCGACCCAGCTGCAGTGACTCTGGATCTGAGTCCTCAGAGATGGACTCCAAAAGTCCAGAGAAATATGAGACTGCCACACGACGAAGGATGGCTGCAAACgccagagagaggaagaggatgcaGGGTTTGAACACAGCATTTGATCGCTTACGCAAAGTTGTTCCCCAGTGGGGCCAAGACAAAAAACTGTCTAAGTATGAAACCCTGCAGATGGCCCTCAGCTACATCATGGCCCTCAACCGGATCCTGACAGACCCCAGGAGGCACAACGCTCCTCACAGACAGTGGCTAGACCTGCAGTTTGACTGTGCGCAGCCTGATAACTACCCCTGCCTCATGAGGTACGACTCTCCTACTGAACAGGAGTATATTCACTCGTCGTTCTCATACCAGTTCGATGGCCATCAAGTCCACGCATAA
- the pkd2l1 gene encoding polycystic kidney disease 2-like 1 protein — MKCLNNRADSHLTGQVECELDAMGNGAWVNQGYCASPPPLPRAVSTIYNPQPLFQGSMDSMYKLDTPSPLPEEPESADQSLVKKRRGCCSFIKGLWGTTLTENTSNNRELFVRTTLRELLVYLVFLVDICLLTYGMTSSSTYYYTKAMTDLFVNTAGENGVRFQSIGTMADFWSYAQGPLLNGLYWTKWYNNQSLNSGDQSFIYYENMLLGVPRMRQIKIKNNSCKVHKDFQDEITGCFDVYNEKKEDDLSFGLINGTAWTYHTEKDIKGSSHWGLLTTYSGAGYYQDLSQTKEESSIKLTELVDNLWLDRGTRAVFIDFSTYNANINMFCVIRLVVEFPATGGAIPSYQIRTVRLIRYITYWDYFILGCEMVFCLFILYYVVEEILELRIHKFAYFKSIWNILDIVVIMLAIVAIIFNIFRTVKVDNLLGKLLEQPSIYADFEFLAFWQTQYNNMNAVNLFFAWIKVFKYISFNKTMTQLSSTLGRCAKDILGFAVMFFIVFFAYAQLGYLLFGTEVDSFSTFVKCIFTQFRIILGDFDYDAIDRANRVLGPIYFVTYVFFVFFVLLNMFLAIINDTYSEVKEELSSQKDELQITDIIKQSYMKTFMKLKLKNEKISDVQKALRSGSGEIEFKDFRETLKEMGHADHEISAAFSRFDRDGNQILDEDEQERMKTELEEKRDALCAELNNLGMNYGKDLLEKPPVTVNDQRNHSSQTSVDREQFLRLTRQVLHLESSVAGITSRIELIMEKLGLQDKTKGNKTAGKLSVTKNDTDETASDGSVLLCVDRGTKAEMSSRRPTVRTNSTFDCHM, encoded by the exons ATGAAATGCCTGAACAACCGGGCCGACAGCCACCTGACTGGGCAGGTGGAGTGTGAATTGGACGCCATGGGCAACGGGGCCTGGGTGAACCAGGGCTACTGTGCCTCCCCTCCACCCCTGCCCCGAGCTGTCAGCACCATCTACAACCCACAGCCGCTCTTCCAGGGCTCCATGGACAGCATGTACAAACTGGACACCCCCAGCCCATTACCAGAGGAACCAGAGTCTGCTGACCAAAGCCTGGTGAAGAAACGCAGAGGCTGCTGCTCTTTTATCAAAG GCTTGTGGGGTACAACATTGACTGAAAACACCTCAAACAACAGAGAACTGTTTGTCCGAACCACGCTACGGGAGTTACTGGTCTATCTGGTGTTCCTGGTGGATATATGTCTCT TGACATACGGTATGACCAGCTCAAGCACCTACTATTACACTAAAGCCATGACGGACCTGTTTGTGAATACAGCCGGTGAAAATGGGGTTAGGTTTCAGTCCATCGGCACCATGGCTGACTTCTGGAGT TATGCCCAGGGACCATTACTGAACGGCCTCTACTGGACTAAGTGGTACAATAACCAGTCCCTGAACAGTGGAGACCAGTCCTTCATCTACTATGAGAACATGCTGCTGGGAGTCCCCAGGATGAGGCAGATCAAGATCAAGAACAACTCCTGCAAGGTCCACAAAGACTTCCAAGATGAGATCACAGGATGTTTCGATGTCTACAATGAGAAGAAGGAAGATGATCTCAGCTTCGGTCTCATCAATGGCACTGC CTGGACCTaccacacagagaaagacatcAAGGGTTCCTCTCACTGGGGCTTGCTGACCACCTACAGTGGAGCAGGATACTATCAGGACCTGAGTCAAACCAAAGAGGAGAGCTCCATCAAACTGACAGAACTGGTGGACAACCTTTGGCTCGACCGAGGAACCAGAGCAGTCTTCATTGACTTCTCCACTTACAACgcaaacatcaacatgttcTGTGTCATCAG GTTGGTAGTTGAATTCCCTGCAACTGGTGGAGCAATCCCCTCCTACCAGATACGAACAGTCAGATTGATTCGCTATATCACCTACTGGGATTACTTCATCCTCGGCTGCGAAatggttttctgtttattcatCCTCTATTATGTTGTGGAGGAGATTCTTGAGCTGCGAATACACAAGTTCGCCTACTTTAAAAGCATCTGGAATATACTGGATATTGTGGTCATAATG CTTGCCATTGTTGCCAtcatattcaacattttccGTACTGTCAAAGTGGACAACTTGCTTGGCAAACTGCTAGAACAACCTAGCATCTATGCTGATTTTGAATTTCTGGCATTCTGGCaaacacaatacaacaacatGAATGCAGTGAACTTGTTCTTTGCATGGATCAAG GTTTTCAAGTACATCAGTTTTAATAAGACTATGACTCAGCTGTCCTCCACACTGGGTCGATGTGCTAAAGATATCTTGGGATTTGCCGTCATGTTCTTCATCGTGTTCTTTGCCTACGCTCAGCTCGGATATTTACTCTTTGGGACAGAGGTTGACTCCTTCAGCACCTTCGTCAAGTGCAT TTTCACACAGTTCAGGATTATTCTTGGAGACTTTGATTATGATGCCATCGACCGTGCAAACAGAGTTCTTGGGCCAATCTATTTTGTCACCtatgtgttctttgttttctttgttctaCTG aacatgtttttggccatCATAAATGACACATATTCTGAGGTTAAGGAGGAGCTCTCATCCCAAAAAGATGAGCTGCAGATTACTGACATCATCAAACAG AGTTACATGAAGACATTCATGAAGTTGAaacttaaaaatgagaaaatatcagACGTTCAGAAGGCTCTACGGTCTGGATCTGGAGAAATTGAATTCAAGGACTTCAGAGAAACTCTGAAGGA GATGGGACATGCTGATCATGAAATTTCAGCAGCTTTCTCACGGTTTGATCGTGATGGGAACCAAATTCTAGACGAAGACGAACAAGAGAGGATGAAAACAGAGCTGGAAGAAAAGAGG GATGCTCTTTGTGCCGAACTCAACAATCTTGGAATGAATTATGGGAAAGATTTACTGGAGAAGCCTCCCGTGACCGTAAATGACCAGAGGAACCACTCTAGTCAAACCTCTGTGGATCGGGAACAGTTTCTAAG ACTGACCAGGCAGGTTCTCCACCTTGAAAGCTCTGTGGCAGGCATCACATCCAGGATTGAGTTGATTATGGAGAAACTGGGATTACAAGACAAAACTAAAGGGAACAAAACAGCAGGGAAACTATCTGTGACCAAAAATGAT ACTGATGAAACTGCCTCAGATGGGAGTGTCCTGCTGTGTGTGGACAGAGGAACAAAGGCTGAGATGTCTTCACGGAGACCAACCGTTCGTACCAACTCCACATTCGACTGTCATATGTGA
- the tial1 gene encoding nucleolysin TIAR isoform X3 has translation MSRLHLHLLGKSQMLIGLDRSLKANSKELCTLETQIDARVVKDMTTGKSKGYGFVSFYNKLDAENAIVNMGGQWLGGRQIRTNWATRKPPAPKSAQDNGSKQLRFDDVVTQSSPQNCTVYCGGIQSGLSEHLMRQTFSPFGQIMEIRVFPEKGYSFIRFSSHDSAAHAIVSVNGTAIEGHMVKCFWGKESPDMAKNPQQVDYGQWGQWNQLYGNPQQQYGQQQQQQQQYVTNGWQVPSYSMYGQTWNQQGFGVEQSQSPAWVGSFGSPSAQAAAPPGSVMSNLANFSMAGYQTQ, from the exons ATGTCAAGGCTGCATTTGCACCTTTTGGGAAAATCTC AAATGCTCATAGGATTGGACAGGAGCTTGAAGGCTAACAGCAAGGAACTGTGCACTCTGGAGACTCagat TGATGCCCGTGTTGTGAAGGACATGACGACAGGCAAATCAAAGGGGTATGGATTTGTGTCCTTCTACAACAAACTG GATGCAGAGAATGCCATCGTTAACATGGGAGGACAATGGCTTGGAGGACGTCAAATCAGAACCAACTGGGCAACGCGAAAGCCACCAGCTCCGAAGAGTGCTCAGGACA ATGGCTCAAAGCAGCTGAGGTTCGACGATGTAGTGACTCAGTCCAGTCCACAGAACTGTACCGTGTACTGTGGAGGGATCCAGTCAGGGCTATCCG AACATTTGATGCGACAGACCTTCTCACCGTTTGGTCAGATAATGGAAATCAGAGTTTTCCCAGAGAAAGGATACTCTTTCATCAG GTTTTCCTCCCACGACAGTGCTGCTCATGCCATTGTGTCAGTAAATGGCACAGCTATTGAAGGACACATGGTGAAGTGCTTCTGGGGCAAAGAATCTCCTGACATGGCCAAAAATCCACAGCAG GTTGATTATGGTCAGTGGGGGCAGTGGAATCAGCTCTATGGAAATCCACAACAGCAGTacgggcagcagcagcagcagcagcagcagtatgtGACCAATGGATGGCAAGTTCCCTCCTACAGCATGTATGGCCAGACGTGGAACCAGCAAGGATTTGGAGTAGA GCAGTCCCAGTCACCAGCCTGGGTGGGAAGCTTTGGATCTCCGTCAGCTCAAGCTGCAGCCCCGCCTGGTTCAGTCATGTCTAACCTGGCTAACTTCAGCATGGCGGGCTACCAAACACAGTGA
- the tial1 gene encoding nucleolysin TIAR isoform X2 has translation MITEHTSNDPYCFVEFFEHRDAAAALAAMNGRKILGKEVKVNWATTPSSQKKDTSNHFHVFVGDLSPEITTEDVKAAFAPFGKISDARVVKDMTTGKSKGYGFVSFYNKLDAENAIVNMGGQWLGGRQIRTNWATRKPPAPKSAQDNGSKQLRFDDVVTQSSPQNCTVYCGGIQSGLSEHLMRQTFSPFGQIMEIRVFPEKGYSFIRFSSHDSAAHAIVSVNGTAIEGHMVKCFWGKESPDMAKNPQQVDYGQWGQWNQLYGNPQQQYGQQQQQQQQYVTNGWQVPSYSMYGQTWNQQGFGVEQSQSPAWVGSFGSPSAQAAAPPGSVMSNLANFSMAGYQTQ, from the exons ATGATAACAGAG CACACAAGCAACGACCCCTATTGCTTTGTGGAGTTCTTTGAACACAGAGATGCTGCTGCAGCCCTTGCAGCCATGAATGGAAGGAAGATATTAGGAAAG GAGGTCAAAGTAAATTGGGCCACTACTCCAAGCAGCCAGAAGAAAGACACATCTA ATCACTTCCATGTTTTTGTGGGTGATTTGAGCCCTGAGATTACCACTGAGGATGTCAAGGCTGCATTTGCACCTTTTGGGAAAATCTC TGATGCCCGTGTTGTGAAGGACATGACGACAGGCAAATCAAAGGGGTATGGATTTGTGTCCTTCTACAACAAACTG GATGCAGAGAATGCCATCGTTAACATGGGAGGACAATGGCTTGGAGGACGTCAAATCAGAACCAACTGGGCAACGCGAAAGCCACCAGCTCCGAAGAGTGCTCAGGACA ATGGCTCAAAGCAGCTGAGGTTCGACGATGTAGTGACTCAGTCCAGTCCACAGAACTGTACCGTGTACTGTGGAGGGATCCAGTCAGGGCTATCCG AACATTTGATGCGACAGACCTTCTCACCGTTTGGTCAGATAATGGAAATCAGAGTTTTCCCAGAGAAAGGATACTCTTTCATCAG GTTTTCCTCCCACGACAGTGCTGCTCATGCCATTGTGTCAGTAAATGGCACAGCTATTGAAGGACACATGGTGAAGTGCTTCTGGGGCAAAGAATCTCCTGACATGGCCAAAAATCCACAGCAG GTTGATTATGGTCAGTGGGGGCAGTGGAATCAGCTCTATGGAAATCCACAACAGCAGTacgggcagcagcagcagcagcagcagcagtatgtGACCAATGGATGGCAAGTTCCCTCCTACAGCATGTATGGCCAGACGTGGAACCAGCAAGGATTTGGAGTAGA GCAGTCCCAGTCACCAGCCTGGGTGGGAAGCTTTGGATCTCCGTCAGCTCAAGCTGCAGCCCCGCCTGGTTCAGTCATGTCTAACCTGGCTAACTTCAGCATGGCGGGCTACCAAACACAGTGA
- the tial1 gene encoding nucleolysin TIAR isoform X1: MDDETHPKTLYVGNLSRDVTEILILQLFTQIGPCKSCKMITEHTSNDPYCFVEFFEHRDAAAALAAMNGRKILGKEVKVNWATTPSSQKKDTSNHFHVFVGDLSPEITTEDVKAAFAPFGKISDARVVKDMTTGKSKGYGFVSFYNKLDAENAIVNMGGQWLGGRQIRTNWATRKPPAPKSAQDNGSKQLRFDDVVTQSSPQNCTVYCGGIQSGLSEHLMRQTFSPFGQIMEIRVFPEKGYSFIRFSSHDSAAHAIVSVNGTAIEGHMVKCFWGKESPDMAKNPQQVDYGQWGQWNQLYGNPQQQYGQQQQQQQQYVTNGWQVPSYSMYGQTWNQQGFGVEQSQSPAWVGSFGSPSAQAAAPPGSVMSNLANFSMAGYQTQ; this comes from the exons ATGGACGACGAAACCCACCCCAAAACCCT GTATGTGGGAAACCTCTCCAGGGATGTCACAGAAATTTTGATTCTGCAACTCTTCACCCAGATAGGGCCTTGCAAAAGTTGTAAAATGATAACAGAG CACACAAGCAACGACCCCTATTGCTTTGTGGAGTTCTTTGAACACAGAGATGCTGCTGCAGCCCTTGCAGCCATGAATGGAAGGAAGATATTAGGAAAG GAGGTCAAAGTAAATTGGGCCACTACTCCAAGCAGCCAGAAGAAAGACACATCTA ATCACTTCCATGTTTTTGTGGGTGATTTGAGCCCTGAGATTACCACTGAGGATGTCAAGGCTGCATTTGCACCTTTTGGGAAAATCTC TGATGCCCGTGTTGTGAAGGACATGACGACAGGCAAATCAAAGGGGTATGGATTTGTGTCCTTCTACAACAAACTG GATGCAGAGAATGCCATCGTTAACATGGGAGGACAATGGCTTGGAGGACGTCAAATCAGAACCAACTGGGCAACGCGAAAGCCACCAGCTCCGAAGAGTGCTCAGGACA ATGGCTCAAAGCAGCTGAGGTTCGACGATGTAGTGACTCAGTCCAGTCCACAGAACTGTACCGTGTACTGTGGAGGGATCCAGTCAGGGCTATCCG AACATTTGATGCGACAGACCTTCTCACCGTTTGGTCAGATAATGGAAATCAGAGTTTTCCCAGAGAAAGGATACTCTTTCATCAG GTTTTCCTCCCACGACAGTGCTGCTCATGCCATTGTGTCAGTAAATGGCACAGCTATTGAAGGACACATGGTGAAGTGCTTCTGGGGCAAAGAATCTCCTGACATGGCCAAAAATCCACAGCAG GTTGATTATGGTCAGTGGGGGCAGTGGAATCAGCTCTATGGAAATCCACAACAGCAGTacgggcagcagcagcagcagcagcagcagtatgtGACCAATGGATGGCAAGTTCCCTCCTACAGCATGTATGGCCAGACGTGGAACCAGCAAGGATTTGGAGTAGA GCAGTCCCAGTCACCAGCCTGGGTGGGAAGCTTTGGATCTCCGTCAGCTCAAGCTGCAGCCCCGCCTGGTTCAGTCATGTCTAACCTGGCTAACTTCAGCATGGCGGGCTACCAAACACAGTGA
- the tial1 gene encoding nucleolysin TIAR isoform X4: protein MDDETHPKTLYVGNLSRDVTEILILQLFTQIGPCKSCKMITEHTSNDPYCFVEFFEHRDAAAALAAMNGRKILGKEVKVNWATTPSSQKKDTSNHFHVFVGDLSPEITTEDVKAAFAPFGKISDARVVKDMTTGKSKGYGFVSFYNKLVRLQCKNTD, encoded by the exons ATGGACGACGAAACCCACCCCAAAACCCT GTATGTGGGAAACCTCTCCAGGGATGTCACAGAAATTTTGATTCTGCAACTCTTCACCCAGATAGGGCCTTGCAAAAGTTGTAAAATGATAACAGAG CACACAAGCAACGACCCCTATTGCTTTGTGGAGTTCTTTGAACACAGAGATGCTGCTGCAGCCCTTGCAGCCATGAATGGAAGGAAGATATTAGGAAAG GAGGTCAAAGTAAATTGGGCCACTACTCCAAGCAGCCAGAAGAAAGACACATCTA ATCACTTCCATGTTTTTGTGGGTGATTTGAGCCCTGAGATTACCACTGAGGATGTCAAGGCTGCATTTGCACCTTTTGGGAAAATCTC TGATGCCCGTGTTGTGAAGGACATGACGACAGGCAAATCAAAGGGGTATGGATTTGTGTCCTTCTACAACAAACTGGTAAGGCTCCAGTGCAAGAACACAGACTGA